The following are encoded in a window of Colletotrichum lupini chromosome 3, complete sequence genomic DNA:
- a CDS encoding cellulose-binding protein has translation MQLTKVCLSFSVFAAAFAQSKIKIMPLGDSITEITCWRALVWDQFVKENLADKVQFVGSMTNNPQNCRAQSGSFDLHHEGHSGWLSINIANQYLQGWLASTKPDIVQFMLGTNDVAQGRTTNDIVASYTRMVGLMRASNSRMKILVDRLIPLSFNGGGIDTLN, from the exons ATGCAGCTTACCAAAGTCTGTCTTTCCTTCAGTGTATTTGCAGCTGCTTTCGCGCAGTCTAAGATCAAGATCA TGCCTCTGGGTGACTCCATCACCGAGATAACTTGCTGGAGAGCCCTGGTATGGGACCAGTTTGTCAAGGAGAATCTTGCCGACAAGGTGCAATTCGTTGGCTCCATGACCAACAACCCCCAAAATTGCCGAGCACAGTCTGGCTCTTTTGACCTCCATCATGAGGGCCACTCAGGTTGGCTTTCCATCAACATCGCCAACCAGTACCTACAGGGGTGGCTGGCAAGCACTAAGCCTGATATTGTGCAGTTCATGCTTGGCACCAACGATGTAGCGCAAGGGCGCACGACCAACGACATTGTCGCTTCGTACACGAGGATGGTAGGGTTGATGAGGGCGTCCAACTCGCGTATGAAGATTCTG GTTGATCGCTTGATCCCGTTGTCCTTTAACGGGGGTGGAATCGATACTTTGAACTAG
- a CDS encoding AflN/verA/monooxygenase, with protein MNSTVEHWQHQYGVAGLSRLRTWTFAQVAAFVAAILIVRFLVKLINHRRMFQRLQRQGLPMPPHNFLLGHLGLAAKIAKTLPSDFHGHYLAGEIRRVYPDLPAVFYLDLWPTGPPLMVITTSHDQARVTAHEPQLPKHEGVLGFLKPLIGSHGLVTMEGDEWRYWRGVFNPGFNAAHLVTLVPGLVENTLVLHDILRERAAAGEIFSLFETMSRLTMDMSCLATLGSRLNAQRQGCDLVSAFRSSADWIPSPNETNLFRKFNPIRHLVYRYNRWRMDRYVSSELETHFAAMRSQAQLGDSGPEKTTAVPRRSKAVVDLALETYLLSEKNNGNSGQKMTMDPTFKQYAVSQMKLFLFAGYDTTAAAVVYSIHLLSLHPAALSRARQEHNDIFGADSTVKETGNSIVKAPQLLNRLAYTSAVIKEALRLYPPVSSTRASGPGFTVSETDKTNLEGFMLWGVHHAIHRAPEHWVRPDEFVPERWLASPGDELYPADKEAWRPFERGPRNCIGQELALLEVKVILAMVLRDFDFADAYVEFNKTMGRTGPTEVAGDRAYQIIHESTKPNNGYPCRIKQATIYTGVPPLDSYLANLQFSIIPTVDGSSQALALLGWHWMGLLIAVFTVMLVESLRTRRARDLIPFALWGLAIHNRLSGQSRQVAVAVWQNFPAWMALVQVIAVSLVGAIPARKSEERTTEHGELSRNMSALRRLYKATAVVSALIHVLGLIPIVSAAIGKLEPTQDSPHAQLRPADFFLPQKWDTETQSTADGGRLRLGTGRVRLNHELVLTDKVIPVDYWDHHSRDAVLNVMLRFDRQLDAAKLRRALEKLLDRRDGWRRLGGRVRLGPSNKLYWHVPDAYTEKRPAITFHHNRHNNISIKQHPLASRLRSRVPSSSGGSHDASVPWMVESGNGVDFSPLMRHPSDPTCFEDYVYHDKPMIGLQVTTFNDATLVSLGFSHIMWDCMGLKDLFDAWSLTLQGRHEEVIPLIGTDPLGSLGISPEPTKMVTKDDASKTAASTSPSEQYRHIDRQLGIVQLVTLGLRQALDKLLNRNAAEEFRTVCVPAAYVRSLRNDALQALDAENASSSGPQGPEKGHKSQLTPATFLSDGDILCSWWTRKIISSRIRNPSKSRKTIAILNMMGLRGILAQAGRLPEKGALVGNAILPIPALLPTRDLVRNDQLGFGRVAKALREAIAQLSTRPQVEALLALQRRAHGDEVVENANKKKKSGNGKAGLPALFGDAGMHMVVCTNWTKAEFFNVDFSAAAVDEIGCDGLFENERARLPEASSNDTAASSGVEMMSAMGCDGLWEDEHASRPSVAPQSDAPASRVLAKPTGVHMHLITAGTPAFLTSIFTILGRDANGDYWIQGMLRKKYWAKIETALSPK; from the exons ATGAACTCAACAGTCGAACATTGGCAACACCAGTATGGCGTCGCGGGGTTGTCAAGGCTTCGCACCTGGACCTTTGCGCAAGTTGCCGCCTTCGTCGCAGCCATCCTCATAGTGCGCTTCCTCGTGAAGCTCATCAACCATCGCCGCATGTTCCAGCGCCTTCAACGACAAGGCCTGCCAATGCCTCCTCATAACTTCTTACTCGGTCATCTAGGGCTCGCGGCTAAGATTGCGAAAACCCTTCCGAGCGATTTTCACGGGCACTACCTGGCGGGCGAAATCAGGCGAGTGTACCCTGACCTCCCAGCTGTCTTCTACCTGGACCTGTGGCCGACCGGTCCACCATTGATGGTGATAACGACAAGTCACGATCAGGCTCGAGTGACGGCGCATGAGCCGCAACTTCCTAAACATGAGGGCGTGTTGGGATTCCTGAAGCCTCTCATCGGAAGCCATGGTCTCGTCACGATGGAGGGAGATGAGTGGCGGTACTGGCGGGGCGTTTTCAATCCTGGATTCAACGCGGCGCATCTTGTGACGCTGGTACCGGGTCTCGTTGAAAATACGCTGGTGTTGCATGATATCCTGCGAGAGAGAGCAGCGGCCGGCGAGATCTTCTCGTTGTTTGAGACTATGTCGCGGTTGACTATGGACATGAGTTGTCTCGCAACATT AGGTTCTCGTTTGAACGCCCAGAGGCAGGGCTGTGATCTTGTGTCAGCATTTCGCAGTTCAGCCGACTGGATCCCATCCCCCAATGAGACAAATCTCTTCAGAAAGTTCAACCCGATAAGGCACTTGGTCTATCGCTACAATCGATGGAGGATGGATAGGTATGTCTCGAGCGAGTTGGAGACGCACTTCGCTGCAATGCGATCTCAGGCCCAGCTTGGGGATTCCGGACCCGAGAAGACAACGGCAGTCCCAAGAAGAAGCAAGGCTGTTGTCGACCTGGCGCTTGAAACATATCTACTCTCGGAGAAGAACAATGGGAATTCTGGTCAGAAGATGACTATGGATCCCACATTCAAGCAATACGCCGTCTCACAGATGAAGCTCTTTCTCTTCGCTGGCTATGACACGACAGCCGCTGCGGTGGTCTATTCTATCCATCTCCTTTCGCTTCACCCAGCTGCCCTATCAAGAGCGCGCCAAGAGCACAACGATATCTTCGGAGCCGACAGCACCGTAAAGGAGACTGGAAATAGCATCGTCAAAGCCCCCCAGCTCCTCAATCGACTGGCATATACATCAGCCGTTATCAAGGAGGCTCTCCGGCTGTACCCACCCGTGTCCAGTACGCGTGCGTCTGGACCAGGCTTCACGGTATCGGAAACTGACAAGACGAATCTTGAAGGCTTCATGCTTTGGGGTGTGCATCACGCTATCCATCGAGCACCAGAGCACTGGGTGAGGCCGGATGAGTTTGTCCCGGAACGCTGGCTGGCCTCTCCTGGTGACGAGCTGTACCCCGCGGACAAGGAGGCGTGGCGGCCGTTTGAGCGAGGGCCGCGAAACTGCATTGGCCAAGAATTAGCCTTGCTGGAGGTGAAGGTAATCTTAGCTATGGTGCTGCGGGACTTTGACTTTGCGGACGCTTACGTCGAGTTCAACAAGACGATGGGCCGGACGGGTCCCACAGAAGTAGCAGGGGATCGTGCCTATCAGATCATCCATGAAAGCACTAAGCCCAACAACGGGTATCCTTGCAGGATCAAGCAAGCCACGA TCTATACCGGGGTCCCGCCCCTGGACTCGTATCTCGCCAACCTGCAGTTCAGCATCATCCCTACAGTCGATGGCTCGTCCCAGGCTTTGGCTCTGCTAGGGTGGCACTGGATGGGGCTTCTCATAGCCGTTTTCACTGTCATGCTAGTCGAGAGCTTACGAACGCGACGCGCAAGGGACCTGATTCCTTTCGCGCTCTGGGGTCTTGCCATACA CAACCGTCTCTCTGGCCAGTCACGACAGGTCGCTGTAGCTGTCTGGCAGAACTTCCCAGCGTGGATGGCCTTAGTCCAGGTGATTGCCGTGTCTTTGGTGGGAGCCATCCCGGCACGAAAATCGGAAGAACGCACTACCGAGCACGGCGAACTCAGCCGTAACATGTCAGCTCTTCGAAGATTGTACAAAGCTACCGCCGTAGTCTCCGCTTTGATCCATGTCTTGGGTCTCATACCCATTGTCTCCGCTGCCATTGGCAAGCTGGAGCCTACACAAGATTCGCCACATGCGCAGCTGCGACCTGCCGACTTCTTCCTGCCGCAGAAGTGGGATACTGAGACCCAG TCAACGGCCGACGGAGGTCGTCTCCGTCTCGGCACGGGTCGTGTTCGTCTGAACCACGAGCTCG TCTTGACCGATAAGGTTATCCCGGTCGACTACTGGGACCATCACTCTCGCGATGCTGTCCTCAACGTAATGCTGCGCTTCGACCGCCAACTGGATGCAGCCAAACTACGAAGAGCTCTGGAAAAACTGCTTGACCGCCGGGATGGCTGGCGCAGGCTGGGTGGGAGGGTGCGGCTAGGT CCTTCGAATAAGCTGTATTGGCATGTGCCTGACGCATACACTGAGAAGCGGCCTGCAATCACCTTTCATCACAACCGTCACAACAACATCAGTATCAAGCAACATCCATTAGCATCTCGACTTCGGAGCAGAGTTCCATCATCTTCTGGTGGCTCTCATGACGCCTCTGTTCCTTGGATGGTGGAGTCAGGCAATGGCGTGGACTTCTCCCCCTTGATGCGACACCCAAGTGATCCTACTTGTTTCGAAGACTATGTCTATCACGATAAACCGATGATAGGCCTACAAGTCACCACGTTCAACGACGCGACATTGGTATCATTAGGCTTCTCTCATATCATGTGGGACTGTATGGGTCTTAAAGATCTCTTTGACGCATGGTCTCTCACTCTACAGGGACGCCATGAAGAGGTCATTCCGTTGATTGGAACTGATCCTCTTGGATCTTTGGGTATATCACCTGAGCCAACTAAAATGGTAACAAAGGACGATGCAAGCAAAACAGCAGCTTCTACATCCCCTTCCGAACAATACCGGCACATCGATCGACAACTTGGAATTGTTCAACTCGTTACGCTCGGTCTTCGGCAAGCACTTGACAAGCTGCTGAACAGAAACGCGGCTGAGGAGTTTAGGACGGTGTGTGTGCCCGCAGCATATGTCAGGTCTTTGCGCAATGACGCGCTCCAAGCTCTCGACGCCGAGAATGCTAGTTCGTCGGGACCTCAAGGGCCAGAGAAGGGTCATAAGTCTCAGTTAACTCCAGCCACGTTTCTAAGTGATGGTGATATTCTCTGTTCATGGTGGACACGCAAAATCATTAGCTCACGCATCCGCAATCCCTCCAAGAGCCGCAAAACCATCGCTATACTAAACATGATGGGTTTACGTGGCATTCTGGCACAAGCAGGGCGATTGCCCGAGAAAGGAGCACTGGTTGGTAACGCAATCTTGCCTATTCCTGCCCTGCTACCCACGCGAGATCTGGTCAGAAACGATCAGCTGGGCTTTGGCCGCGTTGCAAAGGCCCTCAGAGAGGCGATCGCGCAACTTAGCACGAGGCCGCAGGTTGAAGCTCTCTTGGCGCTGCAGCGCCGTGCACATGGGGATGAGGTTGTTGAGAACGCCaacaaaaagaaaaagtcgGGCAACGGCAAAGCCGGACTGCCTGCTCTCTTCGGCGATGCGGGCATGCACATGGTTGTGTGTACCAACTGGACCAAGGCCGAGTTCTTCAATGTTGACTTCTCGGCCGCGGCGGTTGACGAGATTGGTTGTGACGGGCTCTTTGAGAACGAGCGTGCGCGCCTTCCTGAGGCTTCATCCAACGATACTGCCGCTAGCAGTGGCGTCGAAATGATGAGCGCTATGGGTTGTGATGGACTCTGGGAGGACGAACATGCGTCACGTCCGTCTGTCGCTCCTCAATCTGATGCTCCTGCTTCTCGTGTGTTGGCAAAGCCGACTGGCGTTCACATGCATTTGATAACGGCGGGTACTCCTGCGTTTCTAACGAGTATCTTTACCATCTTGGGCCGCGATGCCAATGGAGACTACTGGATTCAAGGAATGCTACGGAAAAAGTATTGGGCTAAGATTGAGACCGCCCTCAGTCCGAAGTAA